From a single Rosa rugosa chromosome 7, drRosRugo1.1, whole genome shotgun sequence genomic region:
- the LOC133721834 gene encoding serine/threonine-protein kinase BSK6-like — protein sequence MGARCSRFSLCWFHSHLKPSVLESTDLENGGGKSDKNSCPSFTEFSLDQLKAATCGFSSDNIVSEHGEKAPNVVYKGKLDNNADRWIAVKRFNKLAWPDSRQFLEEARSVGTLRSERLANLIGCCCEGDERLLVAEFMPHETLAKHLFHWESQPMRWAMRLRVALYLAQALEYCSGKGRALYHDLNAYRVLFDKDANPRLSCFGLMKNSRDGKSYSTNLAFTPPEYLRTGRVTQESVVYSFGTLLLDLLSGKHIPPSHALDLIRGKNFLMLMDSALEGNFSNDDGTELVRLASRCLQYEARERPNAKSLATALMSLQKETEVASYVLMGIPQETASSTQPLSLTPFGEACLRMDLTAIHEILEKNGYKDDEGIANELSFQLWTNQMQETLDSKKSADSAFRAKDYATAIDSYTQFIDCGTMVSPTVYARRCLSYLMNDMAQEALGDAMQAQVISPEWPCALYLQAACLFKLGMDNDAQETLKDGTNLEAKKNRT from the exons ATGGGAGCCCGCTGCTCCAGATTCTCTCTCTGCTGGTTCCACTCCCACCTTAAACCCTCCGTCCTCGAATCCACCGACCTCG AGAATGGGGGCGGCAAAAGCGACAAAAACTCGTGCCCGAGCTTCACCGAGTTCAGCTTAGACCAACTGAAAGCCGCCACGTGCGGCTTCTCCTCCGACAACATAGTCTCCGAGCACGGCGAGAAGGCCCCCAACGTTGTCTACAAAGGAAAGCTCGACAACAACGCCGACCGTTGGATCGCCGTCAAACGCTTCAACAAGCTGGCCTGGCCCGATTCTCGCCAATTCCTC GAGGAAGCAAGATCGGTTGGGACATTGAGAAGTGAGAGATTGGCGAATCTAATTGGGTGTTGTTGTGAAGGAGATGAGAGGTTGTTGGTGGCTGAGTTTATGCCACATGAGACTTTGGCGAAGCATTTGTTTCATTGGGAGAGCCAGCCAATGAGATGGGCTATGAGGTTGAGGGTGGCTCTGTATTTGGCTCAGGCTCTTGAGTATTGTAGTGGTAAAGGGCGTGCATTGTATCATGATCTCAATGCTTACAGGGTTTTGTTTGATAAG GATGCGAATCCGAGGCTGTCCTGCTTTGGACTTATGAAGAATAGCAGGGATGGGAAGAGTTACAGTACTAACTTGGCCTTTACCCCACCAGAGTACCTCAGGACAG GTAGGGTGACACAAGAAAGTGTAGTTTACAGCTTTGGAACCTTGTTGCTAGATCTTCTAAGTGGCAAACATATTCCCCCCAGCCAT GCACTAGATCTTATTCGCGGCAAGAATTTCCTGATGCTGATGGATTCGGCTCTGGAGGGTAATTTCTCAAATGATGACGGAACCGAGTTAGTACGCTTGGCTTCCCGTTGTCTGCAATATGAAGCTCGTGAGAGGCCTAATGCGAAATCCCTTGCCACTGCTCTTATGTCACTTCAGAAAGAAACAGAG GTTGCATCCTATGTTTTGATGGGTATCCCACAAGAAACTGCATCCTCAACACAGCCACTGTCATTAACTCCTTTTGGTGAAGCTTGTTTGAGAATGGATCTGACAGCCATACATGAAATACTGGAGAAGAATGGATACAAGGATGATGAGGGAATTGCTAATGAG CTATCTTTCCAGCTGTGGACTAATCAAATGCAGGAGACCTTGGATTCTAAGAAGAGTGCAGATTCTGCTTTTAGAGCGAAAGACTACGCAACTGCAATTGATTCCTATACACAA TTCATTGATTGTGGGACAATGGTATCACCAACGGTGTATGCTCGGCGTTGTCTGTCATACTTGATGAATGATATGGCACAAGAAGCCCTTGGGGATGCTATGCAAGCCCAGGTGATTTCTCCCGAGTGGCCCTGTGCTTTATATCTTCAAGCAGCTTGCCTATTCAAGCTTGGAATGGACAATGATGCACAAGAAACACTCAAAGATGGCACAAACTTGGAAGCCAAAAAGAACAGAACTTGA
- the LOC133720797 gene encoding phosphatidylinositol:ceramide inositolphosphotransferase 2-like, producing MTLYIGRESSKLWKRICAEVVTEINLLAANWKYLLAGLVGQYIHGLAARGVHYIHRPGPTLQDTGFFLLPELGEERAYISETLFTFIFLSFVLWTFHPFIFKSKKIYTVLIWCRVLAFLVTCQFLRILTFYSTQLPGPNYHCREGSRLARLPPPETVFEALVIVPRGVLYGCGDLIFSSHMIFSLTFVRTYQKYGTQRFIKQLAWMLVVIQSLLIVASRKHYTVDVVVAWYTVNLVVFFIDKKLAELPDRTATSLLLPLSTKDKDSKTKEENHKLLNGMSGDPADRRQRTQVNGKILEDGNTVVHADATMNGA from the exons atgacgcTTTACATTGGTCGCGAGTCGTCCAAG CTTTGGAAGAGGATTTGCGCTGAGGTAGTCACCGAGATCAATCTCCTCGCCGCGAATTGGAAGTATCTTCTTGCCGGCCTTGTTGGTCAG TACATACATGGTCTAGCAGCTCGAGGAGTTCATTACATACATCGTCCGGGGCCAACACTGCAGGATACtggtttctttcttcttccg GAGCTTGGGGAAGAGAGAGCTTACATCAGTGAAACCCTGTTCACCTTCATCTTTTTATCCTTTGTCTTG TGGACTTTTCATCCTTTCATTTTCAAGAGCAAAAAGATATACACAGTTCTAATATGGTGTAGGGTTCTAGCATTTTTAGTG ACTTGTCAGTTTCTTCGAATCCTCACATTCTACTCCACCCAGCTTCCTGGTCCAAATTACCATTGTCGTGAG GGCTCTAGACTTGCTAGGTTGCCTCCTCCAGAGACTGTATTTGAGGCCCTTGTGATCg TTCCGAGGGGTGTACTATATGGCTGTGGCGATTTGATTTTTTCATCACACATGATCTTTAGTCTCACCTTTGTGCGCACTTATCAGAAATATGGCACACAAAG ATTTATAAAGCAGTTGGCTTGGATGCTCGTTGTGATCCAGAGTTTGTTGATTGTGGCATCCCGCAAACATTACACAGTTGATGTTGTTGTTGCATG GTACACTGTGAATTTGGTTGTATTCTTTATCGACAAGAAATTAGCAG AATTACCTGACCGGACAGCTACATCATTGTTGTTACCACTAAGCACGAAGGACAAGGACAGCAAGACTAAAGAAGAGAATCACAAGCTATTGAATGGAATGTCTGGAGACCCCGCTGATCGG AGGCAAAGAACTCAAGTTAATGGCAAGATTCTAGAAGACGGAAACACAGTAGTGCATGCCGATGCTACAATGAACGGTGCATAG